The nucleotide sequence TTTACGCCCAGTGATTCCGAGCAACGCTAGCCCCCTTCGTATTACCGCGGCTGCTGGCACGAAGTTAGCCGGGGCTGATTCTTCCGGTACCGTCATTATCGTCCCGGACAAAAGAGCTTTACAACCCTAAGGCCTTCATCACTCACGCGGCATGGCTGGATCAGGCTTGCGCCCATTGTCCAATATTCCCCACTGCTGCCTCCCGTAGGAGTCTGGGCCGTGTCTCAGTCCCAGTGTGGCTGATCATCCTCTCAGACCAGCTACTGATCGTCGCCTTGGTAGGCCGTTACCCCACCAACAAGCTAATCAGACGCGGGCCGATCCTTCGGCGGCAAGCCTTTCCCCAAAAAGGGCGTATCCGGTATTAGCTCAAGTTTCCCTGAGTTATTCCGAACCGAAGGGCACGTTCCCACGTGTTACTCACCCGTCCGCCACTCACTCCGAAGAGTGCGTTCGACTTGCATGTGTTAAGCCTGCCGCCAGCGTTCGCTCTGAGCCAGGATCAAACTCTCAAGTTGAAGAGCTGATCTCAAGCTGATCACAACATAAACGGAGTGCTCACACCCAAACCCGACGTTTCCATCAAGGTTCGGTGAGCTCCGAAACGAAGGTCAGCTCACATCTCTCACGGTCCGATTGCTCGAACCCGCAAGGACGATAACGAGCCGCCCGCGTTTCTCTTTCTCTCAACGATGCACTTGTCAAACAGCGCGGGCCCCGCCCACCAGCAGAACCCTCACACCCAAGACGCGCCGACGGCCCGGTTGCCCGGCCCATCCAGCCCACCCTCGGCGAGGAAGTCCGCGGCCCGGCACAAAGCCCGCCGCACAGGGTCCGCAGCCCCAAAGCCGCCAAACCCGACCGAACCGGAAGGACAAAAAACGGCCGATCCAGTCTCCCAGATCAGATCCGACAAGCCATCCAGCCCGACTAACCGCCAAAACACCGACCCACCAACAAGGTGAGCCGCAACGCCCCGGCCGTGAAAAAGCCTCTACGGACTCACACAACGCACGTCAACACACAAAAAGAAAAAAAGTGAGAGCAGCCAGCAGGGCCTGGGAAGCGCGCGAGAAAGACAGGCGACACGGCCGGAGGGCCCGTGGGCCCCGACGCGATGCAGGATCGCCTCAATCTGGACATGCTGGCCCCGGACATCGGTTCGCGTCGGCCGCCCTCCATGCTTCGAAGTCCCCTGTCGCCCGCTCCGCGCGCGTCTGATAGGACGGAACGGCAAAGGAATCCGGTCCGAAGCGCCGACGCAGAGGAAGTCCGTGACGCGCGAGCGACTGAAGATCGGAGGAACGGCCGGGGCCTCGAAACGGCGCCCGGCGAACCTGCCGCGGGGCGTCGAGCCGCCGCTCAACCTCCTCGGTGCGGAGGCCCGGCAGATCGACCGCCGCGACGTCAACCTGCGCTGGCTCTGCGCCAGCGCGCTCACCGGCATCACCGGCGTGCTGCTGATGGGGGCGGCGATCCACGTCTCGCTCCAGGGCGACGTCTCGCTCGCCGCCATCTCCGAGCGGCCGAACTTCGGTCCCCGCCCGCAGGCCCAGGCGCAGGCCGGCGAGGAACCCGGCGTCGCCTCCGCGCAGAAGGGCGACCGGCTCGTGCGCAACCTGATGATCGCGTCGGCCAAGCAGAGCTTCCGCACGCCGGTGACGGTGCGGCTCGGCGATCGGGAGATCATCAAGGTCCGGCCCTTCGTGCGGATCTCTTCGAACCTGTCGATGTCGACCGGCGTGTTCGCGAGCGACATCCCGCGCTTCGACCCGATGAAATTCGTCTCCGACGAGCCGCAGGAGCGCGCATCCGATCCCGGGGCGGCGGATGCGCCGGGCGCCGAGGTCACGGTGGTCAAGCGGGATCTCGCCGAGGTCGCCATCGAACCGGGCACCCCGGCGCTGTCGGACGACGACGTGACGGCCCAGGTCGAGGAGGAGCGGCGCCTCGCGGCGGAGGCCGGCCGCCGCACCGCCCTCCCCCTCGCGCCGCAGATCCTGCTCTCGCGCACCCTGCAGCAAGGCTCGGCCTTCACCGGCTTCGGCGGCGGGAGCGACGGCGGAACCGGAAAGGGCAAGCTCGGCGAGGACAACAGCCCGTTCAAGTCGATCGAGGTGCTCGTCGTCCCCGAGAACGTGACGAAGCTCGCCAAGGTGGAGTTGCGCTCCGGCGAGGCTCCGCTCGTCGAGGAGCGTGACCTCGCGCTCAAGCGCGGCGAGACGCTCGAGGGTTTGCTGAAGGCCACGGGACAGGCGTCCGATGCCGCCCTCGCGGGCATCGTGGCTGCGCTCGGCGGCAAGACCAAGGTGACGGCCCTGTCGGAGGGCCAGCAGTTCCGGGTGCAGATCGCGCCCGGCCCGAAGCCCGGCGACGGGCGGCAGGTGACCCGGGTGGTGCTGTTCGGCGAGAGCGGGGTCCAGGCGATCGCGGCGATCAACGACCACGGCAGCTTCGTGTCCGTGGCGCCGCCGGTGGACGAGTCGCGCGGCCGCGGGCGGGAGCAGACCCAGGCCGATGCGCCGGACGGCGAGGACGACGAGGACCAGGGCAGCGGCCCGCGGCTCTACCAGAGCCTCTACGAGACCGGCGCGCGCCACGAGATGCCCCGCGCGACGATCGAGGATATCGTCCGGATCTTCAGCTACGACCTCGACTTCCAGCGCCGCATCTCGGCGGGCGACGGGATCGACCTGTTCTACACCTATGACGAGGAGGCCGGCCCCGCCGCCGCCGAGCGGCCGGAACTGCTCTACGCCGCGCTCAACCTCGGCGGCGAGTGGCGCAAGGTCTACCGCTTCCAATCGCCGGACGACGGATCGATCGATTATCTCGACGATCAGGGCCGCTCGCTGAAGAAGTTTCTGATCCGCAAGCCGATCGCCGACGGCATCATGCGCTCCGGCTTCGGCTATCGGCGCCACCCGATCCTCGGCTATGCCAAGCTCCACACCGGCGTCGACTGGGCCAACCCGATCGGCACGCCGATCATGGCGGCCGGCAACGGCACGGTCATCAAGGCGGAATGGGATTCCGGCTACGGGCGGCGGGTCGAGATCCAGCACATCAACGGCTACGTCACGACCTACAACCACATGTCCCGTTTCGCCCGCGGGGTCACCGCCGGCGTCCGGGTGCGGCAGGGACAGGTGATCGGCTATGTCGGCTCGACCGGCCTCTCCACCGGCGCGCACCTGCACTACGAGGTGATCATCAACGGCCATTTCGTCGAC is from Methylorubrum populi and encodes:
- a CDS encoding M23 family metallopeptidase: MTRERLKIGGTAGASKRRPANLPRGVEPPLNLLGAEARQIDRRDVNLRWLCASALTGITGVLLMGAAIHVSLQGDVSLAAISERPNFGPRPQAQAQAGEEPGVASAQKGDRLVRNLMIASAKQSFRTPVTVRLGDREIIKVRPFVRISSNLSMSTGVFASDIPRFDPMKFVSDEPQERASDPGAADAPGAEVTVVKRDLAEVAIEPGTPALSDDDVTAQVEEERRLAAEAGRRTALPLAPQILLSRTLQQGSAFTGFGGGSDGGTGKGKLGEDNSPFKSIEVLVVPENVTKLAKVELRSGEAPLVEERDLALKRGETLEGLLKATGQASDAALAGIVAALGGKTKVTALSEGQQFRVQIAPGPKPGDGRQVTRVVLFGESGVQAIAAINDHGSFVSVAPPVDESRGRGREQTQADAPDGEDDEDQGSGPRLYQSLYETGARHEMPRATIEDIVRIFSYDLDFQRRISAGDGIDLFYTYDEEAGPAAAERPELLYAALNLGGEWRKVYRFQSPDDGSIDYLDDQGRSLKKFLIRKPIADGIMRSGFGYRRHPILGYAKLHTGVDWANPIGTPIMAAGNGTVIKAEWDSGYGRRVEIQHINGYVTTYNHMSRFARGVTAGVRVRQGQVIGYVGSTGLSTGAHLHYEVIINGHFVDPMKIRVPRGRELDGRLLAEFKRQREQIEATMQKSKTATAMAQRDAMR